The DNA window CTCGAAGGCGAAGTTCACGACCAGCGCCGCGCCGTCCGCGAACACGCCCGTCCCCCAGAACGGCGAGCCGATCGCGAAGCCCCACTCTGCGGTCGCGAATGACGGTTCCAGCTGCCGTACCTGGAAGATCCCGATGGCGGTCTCCATGCCTTCCGGCACGACCGCGAAGCACGCGTAGGCTCCCTGCGAGCGCTGCACGTGCGTCCACTCGATGAACCGCTCGAAGCCCTCCACCGTGGTCGGCGGCGGCGTGATGAAGCGCGCGACCTCCTCGGTGGCCAGCATCGCAACCAGCGACGCGGCATCCGACCGCCGCAGCTCGCGCAGCGTGACCCGCGCGCCGCAGAGCGTCGGCAACGCGCTCCGCCAGTCGGCCGTGACGGCCGGCTGGCGCGCGCTCACGAGTTCAGCCTGGGCAGGCATGCGTTCCATGAGCTTCGTTATTTCCGCTTCCGTGGCGTTGCGCCCGTGCCCCAGACGATGTTGTCGCCGTCAGCGGTGGTCAGCAGCCCGGTGCCCCACACGATGTTGTCGCCCCAGTCGCCGGCGGTGCCCCACACGATGTTGTCGCCGTCGCCGAGCGTGCCCCAGACGATGTTGTCGCCGTCGAGCGCCCCGCCCCACACGATGTTCGCGGCCCACGCGAGCGTGTTCACGTAGAGCACGTTGTCGTCGGTCACGCGGTTGCCGCCCCAGACGATGTTCTGCGCCCAGGCGTACTGCTCGCCGCCCAGCTCCGACACCGGCTCGGGCACGGCGGCGACCCACGTCGAGTTCAGCGGCATCGACGTGTCGATCAACTGGGCAACCGTCACGGCTCCGTCGAGATTGAGGCCGCCGGTGCCCTGCGTCAGCCCGTCGTACAGCCGGCCGTTGGCGCGCGAAACGGGAATGGCCGTGTACTGGAGGATCGCCTTCACGGCGTTCGGCGTGATCTCGGGGCCGTGCGCGTTCGCCTGGCGGACCTGGTCGATCACGATGGCCACGGCGCCAGAGGCGACGGCCGCCGACACGCTCGTGCCGCTCAGCGCGATGTAGCACCGGTCGTTGCGCCCCGGAACGCGCAGCGAGGGGAACGAGGTCGCGATCGTCTGGCCCGCGAGGCAGTCCGAAATCAGGCGGTCGCCGGGAGCGACGATGTCCGGCTTGGCGTAGGCGTCGTACCACGAGGGCCCGCGCGAGCTCCAGTCCGGAATCCGATCGTCGGAACGCGGGAGCGTGGACATCGTGCGGACCGCGCCCACCGTGATCGCCGACGGCGCGTTGCCGGGCGACGTGATGCCCGCGTAGCCGGCCTGGTGGTTCTGCGGGTTCTCCCCGAAATTGCCGGCCGAGGTCACCACGACGATGCCGTGGCGCACTGCGCGCTCGACCGCCTGCACCAGCGGGTCGTCCTCCGCCGGCGCGTAAATCGGGTGCCCGAGCGAGAGGTTGATGACGTCGATGCCGAACAGGTCCGCGTTGGCCACCGCGTAGTCGATCGCCGCCAGCACGTTGCTGGCGCGCCCCTGGCCGTGGTGGTCCAGCACCTTGAGGCCGACGAAGTGCACGAGGGGGGCGACCCCCATGTACTGATAGCGGGACTGCACACCGGTTCCGCCGATCAGCCCCGCCACGAAGGTGCCGTGACCGTAGTCGTCGTACGGCTCGACGGGCAACGGCGTGTTCGTCCGGGTGAAGTCGACGAAGTGGCGGATGCGCCCCTGGAGATCCTGAACGGGCGCGATGCCCGAATCGATGACCGCGACGCCGACGCCGCTGCCGATCAGCGTGTTGCCGGTGAGCCCCAGCTGCGCGCGCAGGCCGCTGTAGTATTTCAGCGCGCGGTAGTTGATCGCGCGCCCCGCGGTCACCTTCTTCCGCCCGCTGGCCACGACCGTCGCATCGATCGACACGGCCTTGACGGCCGGATCCTTTTCAAGCGC is part of the Acidobacteriota bacterium genome and encodes:
- a CDS encoding GNAT family N-acetyltransferase, which produces MSARQPAVTADWRSALPTLCGARVTLRELRRSDAASLVAMLATEEVARFITPPPTTVEGFERFIEWTHVQRSQGAYACFAVVPEGMETAIGIFQVRQLEPSFATAEWGFAIGSPFWGTGVFADGAALVVNFAFE
- a CDS encoding S8 family serine peptidase produces the protein MTPRSCVSTLAAVAMVTLMASPAFAGPRKDKLDLALRQAVKQGATDNQRVIISVNPGMRPLLRAALKKHGDTVVVEHPSIEALTADVHGQDILALEKDPAVKAVSIDATVVASGRKKVTAGRAINYRALKYYSGLRAQLGLTGNTLIGSGVGVAVIDSGIAPVQDLQGRIRHFVDFTRTNTPLPVEPYDDYGHGTFVAGLIGGTGVQSRYQYMGVAPLVHFVGLKVLDHHGQGRASNVLAAIDYAVANADLFGIDVINLSLGHPIYAPAEDDPLVQAVERAVRHGIVVVTSAGNFGENPQNHQAGYAGITSPGNAPSAITVGAVRTMSTLPRSDDRIPDWSSRGPSWYDAYAKPDIVAPGDRLISDCLAGQTIATSFPSLRVPGRNDRCYIALSGTSVSAAVASGAVAIVIDQVRQANAHGPEITPNAVKAILQYTAIPVSRANGRLYDGLTQGTGGLNLDGAVTVAQLIDTSMPLNSTWVAAVPEPVSELGGEQYAWAQNIVWGGNRVTDDNVLYVNTLAWAANIVWGGALDGDNIVWGTLGDGDNIVWGTAGDWGDNIVWGTGLLTTADGDNIVWGTGATPRKRK